In Lycium ferocissimum isolate CSIRO_LF1 chromosome 7, AGI_CSIRO_Lferr_CH_V1, whole genome shotgun sequence, the sequence taattttttttttttttttttttttttattcgttTAAAAAAACTAGAAAGGGTTGGCAGTGCAATTCCTTTCGAGAAAGTCACAAAGAGCAAAGACAGAAAtacaattatattatattatatagggGAAATAAAAGGCTAAAATCACAAAGGGCTAAAATCGCAAAGGGGAAGACACGGCGCATAGCAGCTCATTGCCTAGTTCAGTTATCCACAAAGCAGTGACACAGCTTTTGAAAGCTTTCTACTTTCAAATGAATGGAAGCCACTTTTTTCCTAAACGCATCACTGCTTCAAATTCAGTTGTCTTTGCCCTTAATACTGCCAAAATGGCCATGCAAACCTCTTCTTATAAGGTTCTTTCTAtcacttctctttcttcttAAATTAAAGTTGCCATTTTTATGGGTTTTCAGTGCTTTTCCCATGTTTCTTCTTAATAACAATGTCATTAGTTGACTAGCTTTGTTACTTTACTggtgggagaaaaaaaaaaaaagactgcTTTATGCATTcaagattcaatttttatttgCTTAATGTTAATTTTGTCGCCCACAAGGCATTAATTACCATCTGGGGTGTCAATTTATTGTCTGTTTTTAGTAATGGATTGTTGCTTCACTCATATTTTTTCTAACTGATTATTGCTGGAATGCCGGCTGCTTGATCAGGTGCTAATCTTTGTAAATTAAGCTATTACTCTATtctttatttattcttaatgtGATCATTCATTTGTTTGAATGCTATGTATTCTGTTTTAAAATGGTGGGAGAAAAAAATGACTACTTCAACTATTCAAGATTcagtcttcttcttcatcttcttcttcttcttcttcttcttctttcctatTCTGGCATGCCAGGTGCTTGATGAAATGCTACTCTTTTAATACTTCATAGTTGAGCAGCTATATATTCTTTGCTTATACCTATTTAGATAGTAGTTGAATTCTTTGAATGTCGTGGCATCTTCATTTACACTTCCCGTTGCTGATGTAGAATCTTTTATTTGCTCAGCTATGGTCATTAAAGAGTTGCTCATCCCTCAGGGAAACAACTTCAGTTAGTTTGTTAGATTTAAGGAGTAGCTCTTCTGCTAGAGTTTTCTCTCTTATGAGCATGACCCGCTACTCTACCTACTCCAATGACGATGCTTGTCCCTCTGCGAAGAGGAGGTCTCGTGGACCAGTAATGGCGGCCAAGAAAAGGTCTGAAGGTAGGGATTGTGACTTTGCTGGACATTTGATATTCTGAACACAAAATGAATGCAGGTTATATTTAGTTACTAGTCTCTTCGGTTGTTGCTGACAAGATGCGATCTTGTAAGCTGACTGGCCTGCTTGATATTGTCCCACTGTCCAGGGGCTAAACAGGAAGATGGGAAATACAAGGACACAGTCGATCTTCCAAAAACTGCCTTTGGCTTGCGAGCAAATTCCACAGTCAGGGAACCTGAACTTCAGAAAATATGGGACGACAAccaggtttttaaaagagttgttGAGAGGAACAATGGGGTGAGTGCTTGAAGACTGACTTAAGCATCTTTACAAATGAGAATTGCTTTTGACTAATGTTTTAGAGTTTCTTGATAGGGCACTTTTGTTCTGCATGATGGACCTCCTTATGCAAATGGTGACTTACACATGGGACATGCTCTGAATAAAATCTTGAAGGACATTATTAATCGTTATAAGGTTCGCATGTAAGCCCACCTTTTGATAGTTCTTTTTTTCTGTATGTACATTGAATTAAGTAGAAACACGTTCGGTGGTTTGCTTGATGGTTAACTTTCTAGCAGTGATAGTactttagcttgttgtgtgctTATGAGTGAATTCTTGATTGGCACATTTGGATTTGGACCAAGTTACCAACTGTTGCTGCTTTGACCATTAGGGTAGAGCATATTTGATTTGCCACATTTGATTATAGGTAATCTGCTGAGAGTGTTGATCCTGTGAGTTATACGCTTTCAAGTCTTGATCCGATAACATGGAACCCTTTACTGGTAATGCTTTCTGTTGAGGTACTTTGAGATTCATCAGTGGAAATTCTCCATTGAGTTAGATCATTTTGTGATAGTGAAACCCCTCATCATAAGGTTAATTCTGTTCTTTTCATCATAGGTGATAAATGTAAGTTTTTCATTAAGGCTTCATAAAATGATGTCACCGAGTAGCTCTTGGGATAGATAAAAGGTGAATCTTGCAGTATCAGAAGAGAAATGCtttataaatcaattaaaactatCTTAAGCAACCAAAAAGGCTTTTTCAATGtaataaatataatgaaaaCTTCAACTCCATGGTGcttttcattctttatttgtttGATCAAGTAAAGAATTGACTGATAGCATACCCAGCATATTAGGTGTATACAATCATAAGAATTTTAGATAAAACCTATGTTTGTATCATCTATACTATAAGGAATTTAATCTATTTCCGGTGTACCCATGAGGTCCCTGTTTGTATAGATGATTGGGTGACTTTTGTAGAGAACCATGTTTTTTGGTAGGTTTTATACTTTTTGCTATAATGCTTTGTATACGGGGATTTCCccaacatcaatgaaataactATTTACCTTATAAAAAAAGTACATTGCAGCAAAGAAGAGGGATAAGGGAAAGTGAAGAGCATCTAGGATTTATGTGACATAATACCTAGATCTTCCCAAGTATAAGCACTGGAAGTGAAAAAGAATCAGGCTCTTGCACACTAAAAAGTTGGGTATTGGAGACAGATCAACCTCAGACACTTCCTTACTGGAGCCTGAAAATGGACATGGCAATTTGAGCCAAACAAACTTGGGTGTAtgtagctagcaaggcggcTCACTGCATTTTCATCCCTCATCAGGTGGCAAAGCAAACAAAGATTGAATAGAAAGATAGATCCTTCTTATCTTAGAGTGGAACATAAATGAAGACTAGCTGAACTTTGCCTAATTTCTATCGTTTGTGTTGTCAGATAATTTGTCGAAAGATTTCTTTTACTTCTCAGTTCTCACTTAGTAATCATTATATGATTTAGCCTGCATAGTTTGAGCTCTAGTATAATATCATCTGCTTTTTTTATCAACTAGATTTGGATAAACAGAACGTTTTGCATCCATGTTTGCTAGCTTAAGCACATGAAACAAGCAGGTTACTACCTGTGAATCTTTAGGTAAGATTTGTCGTGAACGAATAAATAAGAGAAAACAAATGTTTTAAGGTTTTAACTTGATGCTGCTTCAAAATTTTAGAATTTCACTGTGGTATAATAGCTGTAATATTGTTCAGTCTAGTTAATGTCTAGTGTGATCTGTGTTGCCTAAATTCTGTTATACGAACTCAAGTGAACATCTTTTAAGGTAACAACTGATTCACATTGGCTATCTTCCAGGCATTCTGGTGCCTAcaacttatgttatgctttacTAATTATGTCAAAAGTTAAAATGCTTCCTTTAGAATTAACGGGTTGTCACCCCTGCATGTATTTCATATCTGTATATTAATATAAAAAGTTCTCATCACATCTGATTAGTCCTTTTGTTCTGTCAGCTTCTTCAAAACTTTAGAGTTCAGTATATTCCAGGTTGGGATTGCCATGGCTTACCAATTGAGTTAAAAGGTAAATGTCATTTCTTGTGCAGCTTCAGTGGAGTTTGGTTAATATTTCGATGCttaactcaatttttttatttttaaaatggtGCTTTAACTCTAGATAGTTAATATATCAGACTAACCTATGTTAGCAGATCTAACCTACACTTACTGGGAATGTGCTTACCAAAGTAGGCTTTATCCATAAAGAAGTATCAATTTGGTGAAGTACTTTGCCTCTGGGTTATATTCAAGAAGCAGACATTTGTTGTTGCTAAACCATTTCTGATGCAAAATACCTAGTCCGGATTTCCCAAATTGTGAACCAATTACAAATCGAAGTCCGAGATGGTTGCCTGTCTTTACATAGAGCTTTACTTAGGGTCGAGTACCATTCTTTGGTTGACTAATGTTGTCATTTGCCTAGCTCTCCTTTTGATTCTTTGACTTAAATACACCGGTATTTCTCAAAATTACAGATCATGTGTACTTTGGGTTGACTTCTTTCCTGATCAAAACCAGTATCTGAGACGATTTCCGTGGTTTTTTGAGATGTAAGAAATGTAAAGCTATTATTGGTTTGAGAACTTGTAGGCCTAAGTACAACCATGAGACTAAATCCACTGTTTCTGCTCAGTGAAGCATGATCTTTTTGCATAGAAGGTAATATAGGGAGTAGTGCAGAGTCTATGTGGATACGCCATCTGCCTACAGttcttttctttcactttctttaTCAGTTCCTATGATTAGCGAGCTGGCATTCTCATGCTACTCCACCTTATTCCTTAACTATTTGGCAAGATTTTGCTTCAGGAAAATGTAACTTTTTATTCCGAGTGTCTTGATTCATACTGTACCTTATAAAACAAAGAATGTTTTATCCATGCTCAAATATCTGGATGGTGGATAAACATTATGAATTAGGGGGTCCTATATTAGAACATACTGTTATGCTTTTCTCTTCCATCTGTGCCCCCTAATTTGTATTTTGGTGACATGACAGCTTATTTTAACTACAGTGTTGCAGTCACTAGACGATGATGCCAGAAAGGAGCTTACACCGCTAAAATTGAGAAACAAGGCAGCCAAATTTGCAAAATCAACAGTGCAGAGTCAGATGGCATCATTTAAGGTTGTTTATATTTTTCTACTTTCCATTCTATATTCTTTCATCATTGACCTTCtattcttcctttcttcttatttttctttattcctAATGTTCATCTATGGTCTGAGATGCTTGCAGCGCTTTGGAGTATGGGCTGACTGGGATCAGCATTATCTAACTCTTCATCCAGAATATGAGGCTGCACAGGTATGTTTACAGCAATTGTTGTAGCTCCTTCAATGTGTTTAGCTGAATCTCACATAGTTCTGCTCTTATGACTGGTCAAGCTTTTCTGGTTTGGTTTCGCACTTTATGTTTTGTGTGCCTTCTCTATTTCTTTCCTTGTCATGTAAGCTAGCACTAGTGCTTTCTCTTTGACAGGTAAATTGCatattcttctttttatattggCAATAACTATACCATCAAGCCAGTCTTACAAAGCTCTTTTTTCCTGCGTGATGCTTCTCTACTAGATTGAAGTATTTGGCCAGATGGCTATTCAAGGTTTTATCTACAGAGGCAGGAAACCAGTTCATTGGAGTCCCTCATCTCGAACTGCACTTGCAGAGGCTGAACTGGAGGTATGTGGACTTCTACATTGTTGAGAGACCTATTTTCTATGTGATTCTTGATCCCACCTCGGAGATTGGTATAACTTGAATGATTTACAAGGCAGTGGGTTCTACTTTTTGACTTCAACTCGTACTTTTGGCAGAGTGAGGGTGCAACCTCGTAAGGTGTCTGGGTAATAGCATAGTCTGGTTCATATCATTGTTGTATCTTCCATTTAAGTTTTTCTAGAAGAAGTTTTGTCTGGTTAACGTCactcctctttcctttttattttttatttttatttttattttaatatatgttatatcataAGTAATTTTATTCTCTCTAACATCTATGAATTTTATATGCAGTATAATGAGGAGCATGTGTCAAAGAGCGTGTATGCTATTTTCAGACTAGTTGGTGTTCCAGCTTCACGTGACTCATTGAAAGAATTCTTGCCCAATCTATGCTTGGCAATTTGGACAACGACTCCTTGGACAATACCAGCTAATGCTGGTAAATTGTTTTACGAAATTATCACATGTTGAActtctcccttttttctttaACTGGTCTAACTTAGAAAAGGTGTTATGCTTCAAATGTTATTAGCAGGAACTTCGCATCTAGTATAAGATACATGGTATTAGAGCCAGGCCCATCGACTCCTGTTGTATTTTTCAATGTTGGGCCTTCGTATGTTGTTTGCACTCCAGTTGTCTAGTCCTGGACATGCAGGGGGTGTTAAGTCCTACATTATTTTAGGAAATGGGTTATGATCTTATATTGTCTTAGGCAATTCTCTCCTCATGAGCTAACTATTTGGGGTTCAGTGAcacccaaggttcatttctTCACAACTGGGTCTATATCTGTTGCTTAGTGCGATTGAATTTTTCACTTAATATTTCCGTTATTGCTTTGATTTTGAGGAATCTGCTtcttgtggggggggggggggtatctTTCCCCGAATTCACTGGGTTAGTGTGCGTTTCAGTGTCCATCTTTATGCTGCATCCTTTTTCATGCCTTTTTGAGAGAAGTAGATTCATGAACTTGATGAATTTGTCTGTGAAAGACTTAAGTAACCGATGTTTGATTTGTTCTCAAGTTTCAGAAGCATTTCAGGTTTGCGATGTTGCGATATAGTATGATATGCTAAATATGGTTTCCTTTTCAAGTGGAGTTCTTGTTTTGcttttgaattgaatttattgaCCGCAGTCTATTCTCTCAACAAAATATAAGTGCTGCTAGTCTGTTATCATGTGATGTTTTTCTTGGCTTTTCTATAGTTTAAGGCTCATCAAGTCATGGTTTGGAAATTCATTTTTTCCATTTCTGTTCATATATTGAGGTACAACTATCATCTAATAAAATTTGTGGGGGTTTGCAGCTGTTGCGGTTAATGGTAAGCTTCAATATGCCGTTGTTGAAGTTTCCTCAGCATCTATAGAAGGTTCTACATCTTCCGGGGATGGAAAAAAGAGGCTTGGAAATTTAATGAAGCGCGATAAAAGCCTATATCTTATTGTAGCTCTGGACCTTGTATCAACATTAGAAGCAAAATGGGGCGTGAAGCTTACTTTGAAGAAAACGGTACTGGGTTCAGATCTTGAAAATTGCAGGTGAAGTGTTGAACTTGTAAGCTTGGTTGTCCCAACTTATTATTTTATGCTTCCAAATGCAAGGgcgtggcctagtggtcaatgaagtgggagAAGAGCCATGAGGTATCAGGTTCAAATCCTAGCGGAGGCAAAAAACACTAGGTCATTTCTTTCCATCGGCGTAAGCTTTGGTGGGAAGAGTTAACTGCACTGTctttggtgggaggtagcaggtacccggtggaatagttgaggtgtgcgcaggctggcccggacaccatcgtttaaaaaaattcaaatggtATATtcccattatttttcatgtgtatATTCTGTCAAAAGTTCACGTTAAAGGATAGACCTTAAGTATAAACCATGTCGGTCTAATTACTCCAATAGTCCATAACGAAGTTGTCAATGCTGTTGTTCATGAGTTCCTCAAACTTGTTACCAGAGAGGAATTGTTCATTATTACATCAGGAACCTGCTTTTGATTTTTCTCAGGTACACTCATCCGATAGATAGCCGGGAATGCCCTGTTGTCATTGGTGGTGATTACATTACAACAGAGTCAGGAACTGGATTAGTTCATACTGCACCTGGTCATGGACAGGAAGATTATGTAACTGGCTTGAAGTACGGCTTGCCTATAGTTGCCCCTGTTGATGATGATGGGAAATTTACGGAAGAAGCTGGACAATTTATGGGACTTGATGTGCTTGGCAATGGCAATGTTGCTGTTATTGATTACTTGGATGAACACCTGTCAATGGTCATGGTAGAGCCGTACAGTAAGTGGATACTGTTTCAGTGTCTATTCCAGATGTCCGCCACCTAGAAGTCTCCATATGATTCATTAAATACTGTTATTTTCTTTCTGAATGTAATCCTTGTTTTTCTTCTAATAAATGTTGTGCAGAACACAAATACCCTTATGACTGGAGAACAAAGAAGCCCACTATATTCAGGGCTACTGAACAATGGTTTGCATCAGTAGAAGGATTTCGTGATGCTGCAATGGATGCAATTAACCAAGTAACTTGGATTCCTTCTCAGGTATTTGTTAATACTCTGGCTCtcaaattttttaaagataGCAGTTAGTCCTTTAGTAGCTTTGTAACTGCATAATATGATTGTGTCCAGGCAGTAAACCGTATTTCTGCTATGACATCTGGCCGCTCTGATTGGTGTATATCACGCCAAAGGACATGGGGAGTCCCCATTCCAGTGTTTTACCACGTTGACTCAAAGGAGCCACTGATGAATGAAGAGACTGTAGATCACATCAAATGTAAATCCGTCATGTTGAGATTTCTTGTACTTCTCTGTTATGCTGGATTTTTATTGGGGCATGATAAATAGCTTGCCTACTGCATTGTTTGTGAATCTTATTAAATATTGAAATCTTTAACTTTGATTGAGAATATTCAAATGTTAAATCTCACTTTGAATAATGATTTTGCagcaataatttcccaaaaaggAAGTGATGCATGGTGGTACATGGCAGTGGAGGAGTTACTTCCTGAGAAATATCGCGATAAAGCATCAAACTATGAAAAAGGGACTGATACGATGGATGTCTGGTTTGACTCAGGTGATATAGCTTCTTTCAGTACTCTCTGCCTGTTGAACTAGCTCAACAATTTACTTTGTGGGGATAAATGTTGATCATTGATTGCCTAAAACTTTATGGTGCCATGGCTAAAATCTAACCGTCTAGGTAGTTTCTACTTTGCTTCTTGTTGTATTTGAAAAGCAATCTCATCTATTCAGCATTACTAGAGTGTGTTTAGGTTAGCTTAAAATTTGGTCAGACTAGCTTTCTAAGcactttttggcttattttggGGATTGTTAAATCCCAAAAGTGCTTTAAGCTAAAAGAAACCACAAGACATAAGTTGGGCACCCCCAACTCATGActttttttgcttaaaagttATTTGGCTTTGACcaactaatttaccttattatcCCTTACACGTTTTtataattcccaaagtatcctaCGTCACTAAAAAGTCCTAACACGGTTCACTTCCTTCTTCAATCTCATGTTGCTACTTTCTGTCCGTCATGGAAGGtaaatttcttttctctttgtaATCTGTAACATTAGAATGGATCATACTTTTGCTTCAAATGATTTCCTCAATAAAGTGCGGATTACATTCATGTCTCCCTAGTATTCGAACACTGAAGGTAATTCAGAAGAACTTTAGTAGTAACTGTTTATTGAATGTCATATGGTTTGTTCCATCAAGATCAAGCCCTTGTTCATCCTTTGTCATTTCTTGAAGTTGGTGTAATTAATCCCAACGTGTTTATTCAACTCTTGAATGCATGTGACTACCAACTCTCTTTGCCTTGCGTCTTGATCATCTTGCTGATGGCATGCTTACTGGAATTATGTACATGGTCTTTTTGCATTTCAATTTTCCTGCTGCATCAAAGTTTTCATGGATAGATTTTAGGTGTTCAGTATACTTTTCTTCtatccttctctctctctctctctctctctgcgttttcattttttgtgtgtgtCTTCTCTGTTGTTTCCTTGATGTTTAAAAGGGTTGGGTGATTGGCCCGTACCCGTGTGTGTCTTTATTGTTCTTTTTCACCTGAAATAATTTGAAGTCCCTAAAGAACCCAAGTGAGTGTTAGGGTGAGTTAAGCGTGCTTGACTGCCGTGTAGGAaatttttggaaagaaattaAACCTGTGTCAGCCGAAGTTCAGCTTTAGTTGTCTAACTATATTTCGTGAGAAGTCCCTATTTAGAACTGGGATTATAAGTTAACCTCTGTTCACTCAGGTTCTTCGTGGGCTGCGGTGCTGGACAAAAGAGAAAGCCTCAATTACCCTGCAGATCTGTATCTTGAGGGGACAGATCAACATCGTGGTTGGTTCCAGAGTTCCTTGTTAACAAGTGTTGCCACAAAAGGTAAGGGACATCTTTAGTCCTCTTCTTCATCCTTCGTAATGTTAGTTAAGCTTTAGAGAATCTTTTATTAGTCTCTTTTTCTCTCATGGAATATCAAGCTCGGCTACAAGAAGTAGGGAAAGAAACAGGGTTATACTTGAAAATCCAGGGGAATTGGTGATCCCCTTGACCTCCTTCTTGGGATTTATGTCTCTTCAATGTGGAAACTATAACTATAGTTCTCTAATGTCTGCTATCATTGATAAaggtctctctctctcccccccaCACTCTGGGGAACTTCATCTATGGACCTACAGTGTATGATCTTGTTCTTCTTAAACAGTGTAAGTTATGTTCCGAAAAGTTATATTCTGAAAGAGACTAAAGATTGTGGAAATGCTCCTGGACATTGAAAACAATGACAGATGATGCAAACGAAGAGAACTGTTTTGCTGCAAAATACCTAGTAGATATTAGTACATGGC encodes:
- the LOC132063441 gene encoding isoleucine--tRNA ligase, chloroplastic/mitochondrial isoform X1, whose protein sequence is MNGSHFFPKRITASNSVVFALNTAKMAMQTSSYKLWSLKSCSSLRETTSVSLLDLRSSSSARVFSLMSMTRYSTYSNDDACPSAKRRSRGPVMAAKKRSEGAKQEDGKYKDTVDLPKTAFGLRANSTVREPELQKIWDDNQVFKRVVERNNGGTFVLHDGPPYANGDLHMGHALNKILKDIINRYKLLQNFRVQYIPGWDCHGLPIELKVLQSLDDDARKELTPLKLRNKAAKFAKSTVQSQMASFKRFGVWADWDQHYLTLHPEYEAAQIEVFGQMAIQGFIYRGRKPVHWSPSSRTALAEAELEYNEEHVSKSVYAIFRLVGVPASRDSLKEFLPNLCLAIWTTTPWTIPANAAVAVNGKLQYAVVEVSSASIEGSTSSGDGKKRLGNLMKRDKSLYLIVALDLVSTLEAKWGVKLTLKKTVLGSDLENCRYTHPIDSRECPVVIGGDYITTESGTGLVHTAPGHGQEDYVTGLKYGLPIVAPVDDDGKFTEEAGQFMGLDVLGNGNVAVIDYLDEHLSMVMVEPYKHKYPYDWRTKKPTIFRATEQWFASVEGFRDAAMDAINQVTWIPSQAVNRISAMTSGRSDWCISRQRTWGVPIPVFYHVDSKEPLMNEETVDHIKSIISQKGSDAWWYMAVEELLPEKYRDKASNYEKGTDTMDVWFDSGSSWAAVLDKRESLNYPADLYLEGTDQHRGWFQSSLLTSVATKGKAPYRGVITHGFVLDERGLKMSKSLGNVVDPRMVIEGGKNQKESPPYSADVLRLWVSSVDYTGDVLIGPQVLRQMSDIYRKLRGTLRFLLANLHDWKADYAVPYSDLPLIDQHALFQLANVVNNIRESYDSYQFFKIFQVIQRFVIVDLSNFYLDVAKDRLYVGGSASFTRRSCQTVLEAHLLSIGRLIAPILPHLAEDVWQHLPFQYTTEDGHVAKFVFESRWPELEAQHLSFPEEEVDFWGKILELRTEVNKALEVARNGKLIGSSLEAKVYLHCSNESLAERLNKMCEPSNDADALHRIFITSQVEILNSLEDERIKDVEYTGEYLMEEGNKIWIGVSRANGSKCDRCWNYSPQVGSFTEHPLLCGRCHNVVIGLQTRNLDDLAKVTQGEAKEAIAQ
- the LOC132063441 gene encoding isoleucine--tRNA ligase, chloroplastic/mitochondrial isoform X2 codes for the protein MNGSHFFPKRITASNSVVFALNTAKMAMQTSSYKLWSLKSCSSLRETTSVSLLDLRSSSSARVFSLMSMTRYSTYSNDDACPSAKRRSRGPVMAAKKRSEGAKQEDGKYKDTVDLPKTAFGLRANSTVREPELQKIWDDNQVFKRVVERNNGGTFVLHDGPPYANGDLHMGHALNKILKDIINRYKLLQNFRVQYIPGWDCHGLPIELKVLQSLDDDARKELTPLKLRNKAAKFAKSTVQSQMASFKRFGVWADWDQHYLTLHPEYEAAQIEVFGQMAIQGFIYRGRKPVHWSPSSRTALAEAELEYNEEHVSKSVYAIFRLVGVPASRDSLKEFLPNLCLAIWTTTPWTIPANAAVAVNGKLQYAVVEVSSASIEGSTSSGDGKKRLGNLMKRDKSLYLIVALDLVSTLEAKWGVKLTLKKTVLGSDLENCRYTHPIDSRECPVVIGGDYITTESGTGLVHTAPGHGQEDYVTGLKYGLPIVAPVDDDGKFTEEAGQFMGLDVLGNGNVAVIDYLDEHLSMVMVEPYKHKYPYDWRTKKPTIFRATEQWFASVEGFRDAAMDAINQVTWIPSQAVNRISAMTSGRSDWCISRQRTWGVPIPVFYHVDSKEPLMNEETVDHIKSIISQKGSDAWWYMAVEELLPEKYRDKASNYEKGTDTMDVWFDSGSSWAAVLDKRESLNYPADLYLEGTDQHRGWFQSSLLTSVATKGKAPYRGVITHGFVLDERGLKMSKSLGNVVDPRMVIEGGKNQKESPPYSADVLRLWVSSVDYTGDVLIGPQVLRQMSDIYRKLRGTLRFLLANLHDWKADYAVPYSDLPLIDQHALFQLANVVNNIRESYDSYQFFKIFQV